The Thermodesulfobacteriota bacterium DNA window GACGACCCTGGGGCTCTCCCGCGGGGACAAGGTGGCGATCATCGGGGACAACCGCCCCGAGTGGGTTTGGGCCGAAGTGGCGGTGCAGGCGGCGGGAGCGGTCCCGCTGGGGCTTTACCAGGATTCGACGCTCAAGGAAGTAGCCTACATCATCGACCACTCCGACGCCTCCATCGTGATCGCCGAGGACCAGGAGCAGGTCGACAAGATCCTCGACATGAAGGAGCAGCTCCCGAAGGTCCGCTTCGTGATCTACAGCGACCCCAAGGGGATGCGGGGGTACCAGGAACCGCACCTCCTCGATTTCCGGGAGGTCCAGAATTCCGGCCATGACCTCGAGCGGAGGGATCCGGGGACGTACGAAAGGAACGTCGGTAAGACGCGGATCGACGACATGGCGTTCATCTGCTACACCTCCGGGACCACGGGGTTCCCGAAGGGCGCGTTGCTCACGTTCCGCAACCTTCTCAGCATGGCGGCGAACCTGATGGAGGTGGACCCGAAGTTCGAGGACGACGAATTCGTGTCCTTCCTGCCGCTGGCGTGGATCGGGGAGCAGATGATGTGCCTCTCCAGCGCGCTGCTCACCGGTTTTCCGGTGAACTTTCCGGAGCGGCCCGAGACGGTCCAGGAGAACATCCGGGAGATCGGCCCGACCGTCATGTTCTCCCCCCCGCGGATCTGGGAGAACATGACCTCCACCGTCCAGGTGAAGGTGCTGGACGCATCGTGGCTCAAGCGGCAAATGTACCACTGGGCGCTCCCGGTCGGGTACGCCTACGCGGACGCGCTGTTCCGGAAGCAGGACCCCCCGCTTCATCTGAAGGCGCGGCAGAAGCTGGCGTACTGGCTGGTCCTGCGGGCGCTGAAGGACCGGCTCGGACTCCTGCGGCTTCGGAGCGCCTCCACCGGCGGAGCGGCGCTGGGGCCGGACGTCTTCCGGTTCTTCACCGCCATGGGCGTGAACCTCAAGCAGATCTACGGGCAGACGGAGATCTCGGGCATCTCCTGCATCCACCGGGAGGGGGACGTCGACTTCGACTCCGTGGGCAAGCCGATCCCGGAGACCGAGATCCGGATCTCCGACACGGGAGAGATCCTTTCGCGGTCCCCTTCGGTCTTCCTCGGCTACTACAAGAACGACGAGGAGACGGCGAAGACCCTCTCGGACGGCTGGCTCCACTCGGGCGACGCGGGATATTTCAACGAGGCGGGGCACCTGATCGTCATCGACCGCGTCAAGGACGTGATGCACCTGAACGACGGCACCCGGTTCTCTCCGCAGTTCATAGAGAACAAGCTGAAGTTCTCCCCGTACATCAAGGAGTGCGTCTGCCTGGGCGACGGGCGGGACCTCCTGGCCGCGATGCTGTGCATCGATTACCCGAATGTCGGGAAGTGGGCGGAGGGGCGCAGGATCTCGTACACGACGTACACCGACCTGGCGGGGAAGCCGGAGGTCCTCGAGCTGCTCGCGGAGGAGGTCGCCAAGGTCAACGCCACCCTGCCGGCGAGCACGCGGATCCAGCGGTTCGTCCCGCTCTACAAGGAGCTCGACGCGGACGACGACGAGCTGACCCGGACGCGGAAGGTCCGCCGGAGCTTCGTCGGGGAGCGGTATCGGCACGTGATCGAGGGAATCTACGCGGGGGACCGGGAGATCCCGATCGACGCGGTCATCAAGTACCAGGACGGGAAGACGTCGCGGATACGGACGACGCTCGCCGTCCGTTACCTGTAAAGGAGAGGAGATGACCCTTCAGTATTTCCTCCAGCTCGTGATCAGCGGGTTGGTCGTCGGAAGCATCTATTCGGCCGTGGCGCTGGGCTTCGTGATCATCTACAAGGCGACGCGGGTGGTCAACTTCGCCCAGGGGGAGTTCCTCATGGTGGGGGCATACGTCTGCTACGCCTTCCTCGTGCAGATGGGCATCCCCTTCTGGGGGGCGCTCATGCTGACGATCCTCTTCTCGTTGACGCTGGCGCTGTTCATCGAGCGGGCGATCCTGCGGCCGATGATCGGGGAGCCGATCATCTCGATCATCATGGTGACCATCGGGCTCTCCCTCGTGCTCCGGTCCGCCGTCGCGGTGATCTGGGGGACGGACATCCTCGTCTACAAGCCGAAGCTTTTCCCGCAGGAGATGATCACGATCCTGGGGGTCCCCGTGTCGCTCGAATTCGTATGGTGCTTCGTGCTTTCGGTCTTCCTGCTGGCCGTCTTCTCCGTCTTCTTCAAGTACTCGAAGGCGGGCGTGGCGATGCGGGCCACCGCGTTCAATCAGCAGGTCGCGCAGTCGATGGGGATTTCGGTCAAGAGCATCTTCGCGCTCTCCTGGGTGATCTCCGCCGTCGTCTCGGGGATCGGAGGGGTGCTTATCGGGAACATCAACGGCATCAACAATTCCCTGTTCCACTTCGGGCTCAAGGTCTTCCCGGCCACCATCCTGGGCGGGCTCGATTCCATTCTCGGGGCGGCGTTGGGGGGCGTCATCATCGGCGTGCTCGAGAACCTGTCCGACGGCTTCTTCAAGACCTATTTCGACCTCAGCGGAGTGAAGGAAGTCGCCCCGTACGTGATCCTGGTGATCATCCTGATGATCAAGCCGTACGGGCTGTTCGGCACGAAAGAGATCGAGAGGGTCTGACATGCATTATTGCGGCGATTTCCGGACCTCCTACGAGAAGGACATGGAGATCCTCCAGACGCCGGTCACCAGGTTCTGCGTGGCCGCGTTCCTGCTTTTTCTCCTTGCATGGCCGTTCCTTGTGAAGGGCGAGTACCTCTGGATCACGATGCAGGTCGCCATCGCCGTCATCGGGGCGGTGGGGCTCAACATCCTGACGGGTTTCACCGGGCAGATCTCCCTCGGGCAGGGGGCCTTCCTGGGCGTG harbors:
- a CDS encoding branched-chain amino acid ABC transporter permease: MTLQYFLQLVISGLVVGSIYSAVALGFVIIYKATRVVNFAQGEFLMVGAYVCYAFLVQMGIPFWGALMLTILFSLTLALFIERAILRPMIGEPIISIIMVTIGLSLVLRSAVAVIWGTDILVYKPKLFPQEMITILGVPVSLEFVWCFVLSVFLLAVFSVFFKYSKAGVAMRATAFNQQVAQSMGISVKSIFALSWVISAVVSGIGGVLIGNINGINNSLFHFGLKVFPATILGGLDSILGAALGGVIIGVLENLSDGFFKTYFDLSGVKEVAPYVILVIILMIKPYGLFGTKEIERV
- a CDS encoding branched-chain amino acid ABC transporter permease, with the translated sequence MHYCGDFRTSYEKDMEILQTPVTRFCVAAFLLFLLAWPFLVKGEYLWITMQVAIAVIGAVGLNILTGFTGQISLGQGAFLGV
- a CDS encoding AMP-binding protein encodes the protein MRGLLETHGTFPRLLERNAERFGDRKVAMREKEFGIWQEFTWKEYREQVKYFSLGLTTLGLSRGDKVAIIGDNRPEWVWAEVAVQAAGAVPLGLYQDSTLKEVAYIIDHSDASIVIAEDQEQVDKILDMKEQLPKVRFVIYSDPKGMRGYQEPHLLDFREVQNSGHDLERRDPGTYERNVGKTRIDDMAFICYTSGTTGFPKGALLTFRNLLSMAANLMEVDPKFEDDEFVSFLPLAWIGEQMMCLSSALLTGFPVNFPERPETVQENIREIGPTVMFSPPRIWENMTSTVQVKVLDASWLKRQMYHWALPVGYAYADALFRKQDPPLHLKARQKLAYWLVLRALKDRLGLLRLRSASTGGAALGPDVFRFFTAMGVNLKQIYGQTEISGISCIHREGDVDFDSVGKPIPETEIRISDTGEILSRSPSVFLGYYKNDEETAKTLSDGWLHSGDAGYFNEAGHLIVIDRVKDVMHLNDGTRFSPQFIENKLKFSPYIKECVCLGDGRDLLAAMLCIDYPNVGKWAEGRRISYTTYTDLAGKPEVLELLAEEVAKVNATLPASTRIQRFVPLYKELDADDDELTRTRKVRRSFVGERYRHVIEGIYAGDREIPIDAVIKYQDGKTSRIRTTLAVRYL